CGCAGGGGAAAGCTCTTGTCGACTACCGGCTTCAGGCGTCCCTTGAAGACGTGGCCGAGCACGGCGTGCAGCTCGCCCATGGTGCCCATGTAGGAACCGAGGAATTGCAAGTGGCGCGAATACAGGAAGCGCAAGTCGAATTGGGCTTCGGGGCCGGTGGTG
This DNA window, taken from Terriglobales bacterium, encodes the following:
- a CDS encoding zinc-binding dehydrogenase, with amino-acid sequence TTGPEAQFDLRFLYSRHLQFLGSYMGTMGELHAVLGHVFKGRLKPVVDKSFPLREARAAHERMEKSEHFGKIVLNP